TTTTTGTGCATTCAAATTTCTTTTACAtaccaatatttttttccatatgtTTCTGCAATATTGCCTTTAagctttttattctttttgttttacATCAGTAAATCTGTactaaaataaattgtatttcaatCTTGTCCCTTTAATTAATAGTACCTACCTCCTCCTCATCTTGGgctttttgtatttcttcttcCTTCAGTCTTTGTTTTTCTAACAGTGCATCTCTTTTTTTCTTATCTTCTCTTTCTTGTTCTACTGcctaaaaacaattttaaaatactgatttataattaaaattgcaataaaatacaagaatgtgtccataaaaCATAGATGCCCAACTcgcattttctatgttcagttgaccgtgaaatttgggtaaaaactctaatttggcattataattagaaagattatacaatatggaacatgtgtactaagtttcaaattgaaacaaacttatattctaattcgccaactcaaacgaatataaattatttaataaataaaacaacacataaataggATAAGTGTGCCTACAGCTGTAGCAGCCTTTAATATTACATTACATTCAATTTCATTCTCAAACTAAAGTCCTTCACTTTAAATTCAGGCACACTACCATCAGTCCAATCATACAATAGCACAGTTATATACAGTAACAGTAACACAATCaaaaactatctacaaaagaggaaaaattcatattaatataatGTACTAATGCATATACTCCTATTAACGATAACCATCTCATAAAAGGGGTGGGTGGGTGGGTAAACATAATAACGAATGCTGCTACGTCGTACGATAGGCAAACTTCGAATAACTTAATTTTCTCAAGCTACCCCCttaagtaatacttaatcatgctTTTCACGAAAATCATGAGGGCATATACCCGTAAAACCGGCAGTACGGGTATATGCCATCCAATCAAATAGAACGTAAACACACACCATGTGCTTGATATAAACACACACACgtgtttatagtaaacaatcacttgaccgttacaacgtcatgtgacttaatacctttaataaatatatttatattctaattcgccaactcaaacgaatataaattatttaataaataaaacaacacataaataggATAAGTGTGCCTACAGCTGTAGCAGCCTTTCGAAAGACAAAGAAAGCAAAAAATGCAAGTAGATGTGAGATGTGAACATAGAGtgatacatatacaatgtataaagtatatttatgaaaattatattcCCAAACTTTTAGACACTGtcagtttttcttttatattttctcTTACATAGCCATCTTTGGCTTTATCTGAAGCCCATCTACCATGCTTCTTGAATAATCTATCCTGAATGCCAGCTGATGCAGCTGCAGTAGCTCCACCTGATCTCAAGCTATGTAATCCAAATTTGGACTTATCTAAACCGATAGATTCAAGAGCTGATAATATAATTTCTCTTACTCTAGTATATGATAAAGGTTTAAGACCTCTCAGTTTATAAGACTtagattttttacataaatacatgGATCTAAATAT
The window above is part of the Mytilus galloprovincialis chromosome 4, xbMytGall1.hap1.1, whole genome shotgun sequence genome. Proteins encoded here:
- the LOC143073013 gene encoding uncharacterized protein LOC143073013 → MCLISYAGFLRFSEMVNLKRSDLKFSDSHVSLLITKSKTDHYREGTQVLIARTDTQTCPVSMLEKYLLLSNIDASSSDYIFRSMYLCKKSKSYKLRGLKPLSYTRVREIILSALESIGLDKSKFGLHSLRSGGATAAASAGIQDRLFKKHGRWASDKAKDGYVRENIKEKLTVSKSLGI